In a single window of the Methylophaga frappieri genome:
- a CDS encoding rhodanese-like domain-containing protein, producing MAKTAMDLVQAAKAAIQEVSVSQAQQMLREDSIALDVREPVEFEAGHIADARHIPRGLLEFMVGNHPDFQDKTRSIVVYCKSGGRAALATATLQQLGYSNVVNVIGGYDAWQAGS from the coding sequence ATGGCCAAAACCGCAATGGATTTAGTTCAAGCTGCCAAAGCGGCGATTCAGGAAGTGAGTGTATCGCAAGCACAACAAATGTTACGGGAAGATAGTATTGCGCTGGATGTCCGTGAGCCAGTGGAATTTGAGGCCGGTCATATTGCCGATGCCCGTCATATTCCTCGCGGCCTGCTGGAATTCATGGTGGGCAATCATCCCGACTTTCAGGATAAAACCCGCTCGATTGTTGTTTATTGCAAATCAGGTGGTCGCGCTGCACTCGCCACCGCAACCTTACAACAACTTGGCTATAGCAATGTCGTCAATGTGATTGGTGGCTATGATGCCTGGCAAGCAGGAAGTTAA
- a CDS encoding ferritin-like domain-containing protein, whose translation MTKPSETIALRLEAQAVLAVSNAEQKALQTRDLAARCREQGYHLSHQPLAVADHPGRPDKPELVAPKELPRRRNNRDTGHASLIHAICHIEFNAINLALDAIARFTNMPDQYYADWLQVADEEARHFQTLSAHLHSSGFAYGDFPAHNGLWEMALKTHHDPLLRMALVPRVLEARGLDVTPKMMEKLRQSGDLGAVDILEIILQEEIGHVAIGTRWFNYLCDQRQLDPLNTFTALLETHFHGAIRGPFHLEAREQAGFTEAELTWLTNR comes from the coding sequence ATGACTAAGCCGAGTGAAACCATTGCGTTGCGACTTGAGGCACAAGCTGTGCTGGCAGTCTCTAACGCCGAACAAAAAGCCCTGCAGACCCGGGATTTAGCAGCACGCTGCAGAGAACAGGGTTATCACCTCTCGCATCAGCCCCTGGCCGTCGCCGATCACCCCGGCCGCCCCGACAAACCCGAACTGGTTGCCCCTAAAGAGCTCCCCAGACGACGTAACAATCGAGACACCGGTCACGCCAGTCTGATTCACGCGATTTGTCATATTGAATTTAATGCTATCAATCTGGCGCTGGATGCCATTGCACGCTTTACCAATATGCCGGATCAGTATTACGCCGACTGGTTACAAGTGGCGGATGAAGAAGCCCGTCATTTTCAAACGTTGAGTGCGCACCTGCACAGCAGTGGCTTTGCCTATGGCGACTTTCCAGCACACAACGGACTATGGGAAATGGCGCTAAAAACCCACCATGATCCGTTACTCAGAATGGCGCTGGTACCACGAGTTCTGGAAGCACGAGGCCTCGATGTCACGCCAAAGATGATGGAAAAATTACGTCAAAGTGGCGATCTGGGTGCGGTCGACATTCTGGAAATCATTTTGCAGGAAGAAATTGGTCATGTTGCCATTGGCACACGCTGGTTTAATTATCTCTGCGATCAAAGACAACTGGATCCGTTAAACACATTCACCGCCTTGCTGGAAACCCATTTTCACGGCGCAATTCGCGGTCCGTTTCATCTTGAAGCCCGGGAACAGGCAGGCTTTACTGAAGCAGAACTGACGTGGCTGACCAACCGTTAA
- a CDS encoding tetratricopeptide repeat protein translates to MKATHGQPTQQAIQSVIQALNMGQFKHAETEARQLVKKYPKAFVGYNLLGNAFAAQNQTKLAVNAFRKAIEIDSTIPEMHFNIAILLTQIGRIDEAISAYRKTIRLNSQLTDAHYNLGHALQSQGQYAEAVKAYQDAIRQQPGFFEAITNLGVCLQTLGKSEEAESAYRQALTLNQDAKVYFNLGTVLKNQGKLADAIAAYNAALRLNADYAEAHSNIGEALRDQGRYEASVQAYKTALKIDPDLPIANYSLAVYLSDSGNLSEALHYFQRSKYADWQERMLYCLYKTSQFDDFKSGLDALKKARHNSPFLATLAEHYAENFGAKNDYQFCPNPLDFVFHGSIPELKNDSPLLQTLLADIEKADIEEKQQGRLHEGVQSAGNLFTRPEASFQQVGKLVAAAIDRYRQTYQRERCVFVKNFPKKTVVASSWYVKMRRGGHLTSHIHEEGWLSGSLYLALPKQKQQAQEGSIELSTHGDNYPKRHDDFPVKTITPEVGDIVMFPSSVFHRTIPFESDESRICIAFDLKPTT, encoded by the coding sequence ATGAAAGCAACACATGGTCAACCGACCCAACAGGCAATCCAATCAGTGATTCAGGCCTTAAACATGGGCCAGTTTAAACACGCTGAAACAGAGGCGCGTCAACTGGTTAAAAAATATCCGAAAGCATTTGTTGGATATAACCTGTTAGGAAATGCTTTTGCGGCACAAAATCAGACCAAATTGGCGGTTAATGCCTTCCGTAAAGCCATTGAAATTGACAGTACGATCCCCGAAATGCACTTCAATATAGCCATTCTGTTAACGCAAATTGGACGGATTGATGAAGCGATTTCAGCTTATCGCAAAACGATTCGGCTGAATTCCCAGTTAACCGATGCGCATTATAATCTCGGCCATGCGCTACAATCGCAAGGACAGTATGCTGAGGCGGTCAAGGCGTATCAAGATGCCATTCGCCAACAACCCGGCTTTTTTGAGGCAATCACTAATCTTGGCGTCTGTCTCCAGACACTAGGCAAGTCCGAGGAGGCGGAATCAGCTTATCGACAAGCGTTGACGCTTAACCAAGATGCCAAAGTGTATTTCAACCTGGGTACGGTTTTAAAAAATCAGGGAAAACTCGCCGATGCGATAGCCGCTTATAATGCCGCGTTAAGACTCAATGCTGACTATGCAGAAGCCCATAGCAATATCGGTGAAGCGTTGCGTGACCAAGGGCGTTACGAAGCATCCGTCCAAGCATATAAAACGGCACTGAAAATTGACCCTGACTTACCGATCGCGAATTATAGTTTAGCCGTTTACTTATCCGACAGTGGCAATCTGAGCGAAGCGTTACACTATTTTCAACGCTCGAAATATGCAGACTGGCAGGAGCGCATGTTGTATTGCTTGTACAAAACTAGTCAATTTGACGATTTTAAATCGGGGCTGGATGCGTTAAAAAAAGCACGCCACAACTCGCCTTTTCTGGCAACACTAGCAGAACACTACGCAGAAAACTTTGGGGCTAAAAATGACTATCAGTTTTGCCCCAATCCGTTGGATTTTGTTTTTCACGGGTCGATTCCGGAGCTCAAAAACGACAGCCCCTTACTTCAGACCTTACTAGCTGATATTGAAAAAGCGGATATCGAGGAAAAACAGCAAGGCAGATTGCATGAAGGCGTTCAAAGTGCCGGTAATTTGTTTACAAGACCAGAGGCCTCTTTTCAACAAGTAGGAAAGTTAGTGGCGGCAGCGATTGATCGCTATCGGCAAACCTATCAGAGGGAACGTTGTGTGTTTGTTAAAAACTTTCCCAAAAAAACAGTCGTTGCCAGCTCGTGGTATGTCAAAATGCGACGTGGTGGGCATTTGACATCCCATATTCATGAAGAAGGCTGGCTCAGTGGTTCATTATATTTAGCGTTACCAAAACAAAAACAACAGGCGCAGGAGGGCAGTATTGAATTATCCACGCATGGTGATAATTACCCAAAACGCCATGATGATTTTCCGGTGAAAACGATTACGCCGGAAGTGGGTGATATCGTGATGTTTCCCTCTTCAGTTTTTCATCGTACGATTCCTTTCGAGTCGGATGAGTCACGAATATGTATCGCTTTTGATTTGAAACCAACCACTTAA
- a CDS encoding RnfH family protein: MAESEPQLMTVEVAYALPNEQIILPIEVLPETTVEEAINRSGILARYSQIDLSKDKVGIFGKICKLNATLQHKDRIEIYRGLIADPKESRRQKAEMEKKKKLAQSEDN; this comes from the coding sequence ATGGCTGAATCTGAGCCACAATTAATGACTGTCGAAGTGGCCTATGCATTACCCAACGAGCAGATTATTTTGCCGATTGAAGTGTTGCCAGAAACCACTGTGGAAGAAGCAATTAACCGTTCCGGCATCTTAGCGCGCTACAGCCAGATTGATTTAAGCAAAGATAAAGTGGGCATTTTCGGTAAGATTTGCAAACTTAACGCGACCTTGCAGCATAAGGATCGCATCGAAATATACCGCGGGCTTATCGCTGACCCTAAAGAATCCAGACGTCAGAAAGCGGAAATGGAAAAAAAGAAAAAGCTGGCGCAGTCAGAAGACAATTAA
- a CDS encoding PglL family O-oligosaccharyltransferase: MTNAVPARLNWRLPEILLAMLFVLAPLYYHPNLGGEGLRIPHNAMIWLVALLFVGVSLRQVMQRQLIRLPSGFWLFAAFPLLVTLSGFIAGVEQPLKWAFRMLTIWIGLLFFISVLQLTLTSQRQRQLLTVIVLAGLIHVLIGILQLLFHADLPFLRSPTGAPTGLFQQINNHSTYLVTLIGIALYLLTPSQSDKPSPLITVLFIVFMAGAAFVIGASGSRIGALTLLTMLGLILAARFNLLRLNKGPVLLALAVIMIGFVSGVISSQSRVIDKVTALDSGFSGEARLSIYKLSSDLLLEKPLTGHGIGSFPHQFQNAKPAFYQQNPDAYFGKKLISHPHNELFFWGVEGGLLALVGLLLTALAVAMVLWRSGYQRGLTGLALVAPIAMHLLVELPFYISALHWFLWLFLLAWVFRPNLKDKPFNLSKAMTITIRFGGLTAMVIGVLFLLHTFYANYQLVNYQDISRQTDEIYLQHAKINPYLGQVAQEVDMSILFHSALNARNAQFMEIYIPWAEKRIADEPKPYLVTNLATAYSVLQQVTEACRVRQYGQSLYPDDATLGELPEYCH, translated from the coding sequence ATGACGAACGCAGTGCCTGCCCGGTTAAACTGGCGTTTACCGGAAATTTTGCTGGCCATGCTGTTTGTATTGGCACCGCTGTATTACCATCCGAATCTCGGCGGCGAAGGTTTGCGCATCCCACACAATGCCATGATCTGGTTGGTCGCGCTGCTATTTGTCGGTGTTAGTTTGCGGCAGGTGATGCAACGTCAGCTTATCCGCCTGCCTAGCGGCTTTTGGTTATTTGCCGCGTTTCCATTGCTGGTGACTTTAAGTGGCTTTATCGCGGGCGTGGAACAACCGCTTAAATGGGCGTTCCGGATGCTAACTATCTGGATTGGTCTGCTGTTTTTTATCTCGGTTTTACAGCTGACGCTAACATCGCAAAGACAACGGCAATTATTAACGGTTATCGTCCTGGCCGGTTTGATTCATGTGCTGATTGGCATCCTGCAGTTACTTTTTCATGCTGACCTGCCATTTTTACGTTCGCCCACTGGCGCGCCAACCGGCCTGTTTCAGCAGATCAACAATCATTCAACCTATCTGGTCACGCTAATCGGTATTGCGCTTTACTTGCTCACGCCCAGCCAGTCTGACAAACCGTCGCCGCTGATTACCGTCTTATTCATTGTTTTTATGGCGGGTGCCGCATTCGTTATCGGTGCATCTGGCTCACGCATTGGCGCACTGACGTTATTAACCATGCTGGGATTGATCTTGGCGGCGCGATTTAACTTGCTGCGCTTGAATAAAGGCCCGGTATTGCTAGCGCTGGCCGTCATTATGATTGGCTTTGTTTCCGGGGTGATCAGTTCACAGTCGCGGGTTATCGACAAAGTGACCGCACTGGACTCGGGGTTTTCTGGCGAAGCCAGACTGTCTATTTATAAACTCTCCTCCGATTTACTGTTAGAAAAGCCGCTTACTGGACATGGCATCGGCAGCTTTCCGCATCAGTTTCAAAATGCCAAACCGGCGTTTTATCAACAAAATCCCGACGCCTACTTTGGTAAAAAACTGATTTCGCATCCGCATAACGAATTATTCTTCTGGGGCGTTGAAGGCGGTTTGCTGGCTCTGGTTGGCCTGTTATTGACTGCACTGGCAGTGGCGATGGTGTTGTGGCGATCAGGCTATCAACGCGGACTGACTGGATTGGCGCTGGTCGCGCCGATTGCTATGCACTTACTGGTCGAGTTGCCATTTTATATTTCAGCGTTGCACTGGTTTCTGTGGTTGTTTTTACTGGCGTGGGTATTTCGGCCTAACTTAAAAGACAAGCCATTTAATCTGTCAAAAGCGATGACCATCACGATACGATTTGGCGGGTTGACCGCGATGGTGATTGGCGTGCTGTTTTTATTACATACGTTTTACGCCAATTATCAGTTAGTCAATTATCAGGATATCAGTCGGCAGACTGACGAGATATATCTGCAACACGCAAAAATCAATCCATATCTCGGCCAAGTAGCCCAAGAAGTCGATATGAGCATCTTATTCCATTCAGCCCTTAATGCGAGAAATGCGCAATTTATGGAAATTTATATTCCGTGGGCAGAAAAACGCATTGCGGATGAACCAAAACCGTATTTAGTTACCAATCTGGCAACGGCCTATTCTGTTTTACAACAGGTGACAGAAGCCTGCCGGGTCAGGCAATATGGGCAATCGCTATACCCGGATGACGCGACGTTAGGCGAACTACCCGAATACTGTCATTAA
- a CDS encoding DUF692 domain-containing protein — protein sequence MAQQNTYKTDNSVVGAGLGLRRSFMDALLEEAHAPVDFLEIAPENWLEMGGRYAKALRRLTERYPMLCHGLSLSVGGPAPLDETFVRRLRTFLDTHQIRLYSEHLSYCGDDGHLYDLMPIPFTEAAVRHVADRISRVQDILQRRLIIENVSYYAAPGQEMDEISFVNAVVEQADCDLLLDVNNVYVNSVNHRYDAKSYIDAIHPDRVAYLHVAGHHHEAEDLIVDTHGADVEDPVWELLAYTYQRIGMRPTLLERDFDIPSLQSLFDEVAVIRHYQSQATQQVSDVLKHG from the coding sequence ATGGCACAGCAAAATACGTACAAAACAGATAACTCGGTCGTTGGCGCCGGCCTCGGCTTGCGGCGCAGTTTCATGGATGCGTTGTTGGAAGAGGCTCATGCGCCGGTGGATTTTTTGGAAATTGCGCCGGAAAACTGGCTGGAAATGGGCGGCCGATATGCCAAAGCCTTGCGCCGTTTGACGGAGCGCTATCCCATGCTCTGTCACGGTTTATCGTTGTCGGTTGGTGGCCCTGCGCCGCTCGATGAGACTTTTGTGCGCCGGTTGCGGACTTTTTTAGATACCCATCAGATTCGGCTTTATAGTGAACATCTTAGTTATTGCGGCGACGATGGTCATCTCTATGATTTGATGCCGATTCCCTTTACGGAAGCAGCGGTGCGCCACGTCGCAGATCGTATTTCCCGGGTTCAGGATATTTTGCAACGGCGGCTGATTATCGAAAATGTGTCTTATTATGCTGCGCCGGGGCAGGAAATGGATGAAATCAGCTTCGTCAACGCGGTGGTTGAACAGGCAGATTGTGATCTGCTTCTTGATGTTAATAACGTTTATGTGAATAGCGTGAATCATCGTTATGATGCCAAATCCTATATTGATGCGATTCATCCCGACCGGGTGGCTTATCTGCATGTGGCAGGGCATCACCATGAAGCCGAGGATTTGATTGTCGATACCCATGGCGCCGATGTCGAAGATCCGGTCTGGGAGTTGCTGGCCTACACCTATCAACGAATTGGCATGCGCCCGACCTTGCTGGAGCGTGATTTTGATATTCCGTCATTGCAAAGTCTATTTGATGAAGTGGCGGTTATCCGTCATTACCAGTCACAGGCAACGCAACAAGTCAGCGATGTGTTAAAACATGGATAA
- a CDS encoding metal-dependent hydrolase produces MDTFTQALLGGAVGYAVAGRKSSRKALLVGAAIAVLPDLDIFIPYENDLDSMTFHRSWSHSWLVQSLLAPLIALLIYWRDQSLRYIDWWLVVWLALITHSALDALTVYGTQIFWPFMPHPASGGSIFIIDPIYSLLLLGGFLSILFFPLSRLARRIMLSVTVLSTLYLLWGLIAQFWIAQQTRDYIQQTQLDAQHFQVSAAPLNTLLWRIVIVSDTHYYQGFRSVFDGDAALTLQRFDRGLPLINALADSPDLQRFNWFTRGLFKTEQLGDVLVASDLRMGMEPDYFFRFALAKRKSGKWLPVKPAQLPTARNAESGLKWVWQRIWAPQVNRPALLSDENTAR; encoded by the coding sequence TTGGATACTTTCACACAAGCTTTGTTGGGCGGCGCAGTGGGTTATGCCGTTGCCGGACGCAAATCCTCTCGCAAAGCCTTGCTAGTCGGTGCTGCCATCGCAGTGTTGCCGGATTTGGATATTTTTATTCCTTACGAGAATGATCTGGACAGCATGACCTTTCACCGCAGTTGGAGTCATTCCTGGCTGGTCCAAAGTCTGCTCGCGCCATTGATTGCTTTGTTGATTTATTGGCGTGATCAATCGCTGAGATATATCGACTGGTGGCTTGTCGTCTGGCTTGCTTTGATAACGCACTCGGCGCTGGATGCGCTCACCGTCTACGGCACACAGATTTTCTGGCCATTTATGCCCCACCCTGCCTCCGGCGGCAGTATTTTTATAATTGATCCGATATATAGTTTGCTGCTGCTCGGTGGTTTTCTCAGTATTTTATTTTTTCCGCTATCTCGTCTGGCGCGACGCATCATGCTCAGTGTGACCGTATTGAGTACGTTGTATCTGCTTTGGGGGCTGATTGCCCAATTCTGGATTGCCCAGCAGACGCGAGACTATATTCAACAAACGCAGCTGGATGCACAGCATTTTCAGGTCAGTGCTGCGCCTTTAAACACGTTGCTATGGCGCATCGTTATTGTTTCGGATACGCATTATTATCAAGGGTTTCGTTCGGTTTTTGATGGTGATGCCGCGTTGACTTTGCAACGATTTGATCGTGGGCTGCCGTTGATAAACGCCTTGGCTGACTCCCCCGACTTGCAGCGATTTAACTGGTTTACCCGCGGCTTGTTCAAAACCGAGCAACTAGGCGATGTACTGGTTGCCAGTGATTTGCGTATGGGCATGGAACCGGATTACTTTTTTCGATTTGCATTGGCGAAACGAAAATCAGGTAAATGGCTGCCGGTTAAGCCAGCGCAGTTACCGACAGCCAGAAATGCCGAATCTGGTCTAAAATGGGTCTGGCAGCGTATCTGGGCTCCACAAGTCAACCGCCCTGCTTTGCTATCAGATGAGAATACCGCGCGGTAA
- a CDS encoding ABC transporter permease codes for MLAYIIRRLLYAVPILIGVNLLTFSLFFLVNTPDDMARMQLGDRYISDQAIDNWKAQRGYDKPLLFNPQATGQEKLTDTIFFEKSVRLFVFDFGRADDGRDIAQDIQDRMWPSLAIALPVFIIGIMVNITFAMLMVFFRASYLDTGGVVLCVMLMSISSLFYIIAGQFVVGKLLQLVPISGFSDGWMALKFMILPIVVGIVSGIGAGARWYRTLFLEEVTKDYVRTARAKGLSELRVLFGHVLKNAMLPILTGAVVLLPTLFMGSLILESFFGIPGLGSYTIDAINAQDFAIVRAMVFLGSVLYIAGLIMTDISYTLVDPRVRLND; via the coding sequence ATGCTGGCCTATATTATTCGACGTTTACTCTACGCTGTACCCATTTTGATTGGCGTCAATCTGCTGACTTTTTCGTTGTTTTTTCTGGTCAATACACCGGACGATATGGCACGCATGCAGCTTGGTGATCGCTACATCAGTGATCAGGCCATCGATAACTGGAAAGCGCAGCGCGGCTACGACAAACCATTACTGTTTAATCCGCAGGCAACCGGTCAGGAAAAACTCACGGACACCATCTTTTTTGAAAAATCGGTGCGTTTGTTCGTTTTTGATTTTGGCCGGGCAGATGATGGTCGTGATATTGCGCAGGATATTCAGGACAGAATGTGGCCCAGTCTGGCCATCGCTTTACCCGTATTTATTATTGGCATTATGGTCAATATCACTTTTGCCATGTTGATGGTGTTTTTTCGTGCCAGTTATCTGGATACGGGCGGCGTGGTCTTATGTGTGATGCTGATGTCGATTTCCAGTCTGTTTTACATCATCGCCGGTCAGTTTGTTGTCGGAAAACTATTGCAACTGGTGCCGATTTCCGGATTCAGTGATGGCTGGATGGCATTAAAATTCATGATTTTGCCAATCGTAGTCGGCATTGTCTCAGGCATTGGTGCCGGCGCACGTTGGTATCGCACCCTGTTTTTAGAAGAAGTCACTAAAGACTATGTCCGAACGGCACGGGCCAAGGGGTTATCCGAATTACGTGTTTTGTTTGGCCATGTTCTCAAAAACGCCATGTTGCCGATTTTGACTGGCGCGGTAGTGCTGCTGCCGACCTTGTTTATGGGGAGTTTGATTCTGGAATCGTTTTTTGGCATTCCAGGACTGGGCAGCTATACCATTGATGCCATTAATGCGCAGGATTTTGCCATCGTTCGGGCCATGGTTTTTCTGGGCTCGGTGCTGTATATCGCCGGTCTGATAATGACCGATATTTCTTATACGTTAGTTGACCCACGTGTACGCCTGAATGACTAA
- a CDS encoding type II toxin-antitoxin system RatA family toxin, producing MTTITRSALVKFTPQQMFDLVNDVEAYPAFLPWCRDSRIISQNDQIICAALDIAKGGIHHEFSTRNVLTAGEAIRIELIDGPFRHLEGFWQFSPIGADSGCRVQLDMDFEFSTRLLDLALGPVFTQISGSLVEAFCKRAREIYG from the coding sequence ATGACTACCATTACCCGCAGTGCTTTGGTGAAATTCACGCCGCAACAGATGTTTGATTTGGTAAATGATGTTGAAGCTTATCCGGCCTTTTTACCTTGGTGTCGTGACAGCCGCATTATCAGTCAAAACGACCAGATTATTTGCGCTGCGTTAGACATTGCAAAAGGCGGGATTCACCATGAATTTTCTACGCGCAATGTGTTGACCGCCGGCGAGGCTATCCGAATTGAATTGATTGATGGTCCATTTCGACACCTTGAAGGGTTTTGGCAGTTTTCACCGATTGGCGCAGATAGTGGTTGCCGCGTTCAGTTGGATATGGATTTTGAGTTTTCTACGCGATTACTTGATTTAGCACTTGGGCCGGTATTTACGCAAATATCAGGTTCACTGGTCGAGGCATTTTGCAAACGGGCACGAGAGATTTATGGCTGA
- a CDS encoding DNA-binding domain-containing protein, with translation MDKTLRETQMAFAGHLRNPDVPAPAGIEDRRLAIYRRLIYNNIESFCSKAFPVIKQILSDSDWHAMIRDFIVKHRCQAPLFNEIAREFLAYLDNERDGAQDPPFLRELAHYEWVELALNLSAEPYQAREIADDAMMATVFHLSPLAWTLRYQFPVHQIGPDNQPTTPLAQPVFMLVYRNANDAVKFIELNPVSARLIELLGEGMTGNAAANQIAETLQHPNPAVVREGARQIIADWLPRGILI, from the coding sequence ATGGATAAAACCCTGCGTGAAACGCAAATGGCGTTTGCAGGTCATTTGCGGAACCCTGATGTGCCCGCGCCCGCCGGTATCGAAGATCGACGCTTGGCAATTTATCGGCGTCTGATTTACAACAATATCGAAAGTTTTTGCAGCAAGGCGTTTCCGGTTATCAAGCAAATCCTGTCCGATTCAGACTGGCATGCCATGATTCGTGACTTCATTGTCAAACACCGCTGCCAGGCGCCGCTGTTTAATGAAATCGCGCGTGAGTTTCTCGCCTATCTGGATAATGAGCGAGATGGTGCTCAGGATCCGCCATTTTTGAGAGAATTAGCGCACTACGAGTGGGTAGAGTTGGCACTTAACCTGTCTGCCGAGCCGTATCAAGCTCGGGAAATTGCCGACGATGCCATGATGGCAACGGTTTTTCATCTGTCACCCTTGGCCTGGACACTGCGTTACCAGTTCCCGGTGCATCAAATTGGGCCGGACAATCAGCCGACCACGCCTTTAGCTCAGCCAGTATTTATGCTGGTGTATCGCAATGCCAACGATGCCGTAAAATTTATCGAGCTTAACCCGGTTAGTGCTCGACTGATTGAGTTGCTGGGCGAGGGCATGACGGGTAACGCGGCGGCGAATCAAATTGCCGAGACATTGCAGCACCCGAATCCCGCCGTCGTCCGCGAGGGTGCCCGGCAAATCATTGCCGACTGGTTACCGCGCGGTATTCTCATCTGA
- a CDS encoding sodium-dependent transporter, whose translation MNRPVRSMHGEWTSRWAFILAATGAAVGLGNIWKFPYITGEYGGGAFVLVYLGCILLIGVPVMMAEILIGRRGRQNPFNSIESLAEEDERSPLWKYLGAMGVLTGFIILSYYSVIAGQALAYVFRVLGNMFEGVTADGARSIYVDLINQPEKLLAWHTIFMVLTMIIVSRGVQRGLEKSVRFMMPALFLILLILVWYAYQQGNAFQDAVNFLFTADFSKLTPAGVLTAMGHAFFTLSLGMGAIMVYGSYLPQKTSIFRMTLAISAMDTIVAIVAGLAIFPLVFANGLSPGAGPSLIFETLPIAFGHMDHGVLFGGLFFILLVFAALSSAIALVEPVVTWLVENFDIKRLNACIWVGVLVWMLGVLTVFSFNIGSEWTIAGRTAFELLDYLTANIMLPLGGLLIAVFAGWVMRRSSSEAELALWPAFIYHGWRFLVRYIAPAAILLVFANLTGLLF comes from the coding sequence ATGAACAGACCTGTTCGATCCATGCATGGAGAGTGGACTTCTCGCTGGGCCTTTATACTTGCCGCGACGGGTGCGGCGGTTGGTCTGGGAAATATCTGGAAATTTCCATACATCACCGGTGAGTATGGCGGTGGTGCCTTTGTATTGGTTTATCTTGGCTGCATTTTGCTGATTGGGGTACCGGTGATGATGGCTGAGATCCTGATAGGGCGTCGTGGTCGGCAAAATCCGTTTAACAGTATAGAAAGCCTCGCTGAAGAAGACGAGCGTAGCCCATTGTGGAAGTATCTGGGGGCAATGGGTGTGCTGACCGGATTTATCATTCTGTCTTATTACAGCGTGATTGCCGGGCAGGCATTGGCTTATGTGTTTCGGGTATTGGGCAATATGTTTGAAGGCGTCACTGCAGATGGTGCACGAAGTATTTACGTCGATCTGATTAATCAACCCGAAAAATTATTAGCGTGGCATACCATTTTCATGGTCCTGACCATGATTATTGTCAGTCGAGGGGTGCAGCGCGGACTGGAAAAATCAGTACGATTCATGATGCCAGCCTTATTTTTAATTTTGCTGATATTGGTCTGGTATGCCTATCAGCAGGGCAATGCGTTTCAGGATGCGGTTAATTTTTTATTTACGGCAGATTTTTCAAAGCTAACGCCTGCCGGTGTTCTGACAGCAATGGGGCATGCCTTTTTTACGCTTAGCCTCGGTATGGGCGCGATTATGGTTTATGGCTCTTATCTGCCGCAAAAAACCTCTATTTTTCGCATGACATTAGCCATATCGGCCATGGATACTATTGTCGCCATCGTTGCCGGTTTGGCGATTTTTCCGCTGGTTTTTGCTAATGGCTTGTCACCTGGTGCTGGACCCAGCCTGATTTTCGAGACCTTACCCATTGCATTTGGTCATATGGATCATGGCGTGTTGTTTGGCGGCTTGTTCTTTATATTGCTGGTCTTTGCTGCCTTGAGCAGCGCGATTGCACTGGTGGAACCGGTCGTTACTTGGTTAGTTGAAAATTTTGACATCAAGCGACTCAATGCCTGCATTTGGGTGGGCGTATTGGTTTGGATGCTGGGGGTGTTAACCGTCTTCTCATTTAATATTGGCAGCGAGTGGACGATTGCTGGGCGAACTGCATTCGAGTTGCTGGATTACCTGACAGCCAATATCATGTTGCCTTTAGGAGGCTTGTTAATTGCTGTGTTTGCTGGTTGGGTGATGCGGCGGTCAAGTTCAGAAGCGGAGCTGGCACTCTGGCCAGCATTTATCTACCACGGATGGCGGTTTCTGGTTCGGTATATTGCCCCGGCAGCGATTTTGCTCGTTTTCGCCAATCTTACCGGTTTATTGTTTTAA